A window of the Anaerolineae bacterium genome harbors these coding sequences:
- a CDS encoding GntR family transcriptional regulator, giving the protein MISKPFTLLEGLRIDHSSAVPLYHQIKENLRDLIESGELKPGMMLPSERELAERYAVSRLTVRQAISELARDGLLIRQHGIGTFVAPPKLSQAQPMALSFTQRMIQAGRTPASRVLACEIVPATRSVARRLQIEPETPVLRLSRLRLADGQPVMLETTHLPAERFPGLEHENFHAQSLYAVLSARYGIIIAEAEQSLEPVALSPYEAAQLGAPEGAPAMLVEVVAFSQEGWPVEYSRAIVRGDTSRYVFRLRNVQFVASAEPGS; this is encoded by the coding sequence ATGATCTCGAAACCGTTCACGCTTCTGGAAGGCCTCCGTATTGACCATAGCAGCGCTGTTCCGCTTTACCATCAGATCAAGGAGAACCTGCGGGATCTAATCGAGAGCGGAGAGCTGAAACCTGGCATGATGCTCCCCTCAGAGCGAGAGCTGGCCGAGCGCTACGCGGTCAGCCGGCTCACCGTACGCCAGGCCATTAGCGAACTCGCGCGGGATGGATTGCTCATCCGTCAGCATGGGATCGGCACTTTTGTGGCGCCGCCTAAGCTGAGCCAGGCTCAGCCGATGGCGCTCAGCTTCACCCAGCGCATGATCCAAGCCGGGCGCACGCCGGCCAGCCGTGTTTTGGCCTGTGAGATCGTCCCTGCGACCCGCAGCGTCGCTCGTCGCCTTCAGATCGAGCCGGAGACGCCGGTTCTGCGCCTGTCCCGTCTACGCCTGGCTGACGGCCAGCCCGTCATGCTGGAGACCACCCATCTGCCTGCAGAGCGGTTCCCCGGCCTGGAGCACGAGAACTTTCACGCCCAGTCGTTATATGCTGTCCTCTCCGCTCGCTACGGGATCATCATCGCCGAGGCAGAGCAGAGCCTGGAGCCGGTGGCCCTCAGCCCGTATGAAGCAGCCCAGCTGGGCGCGCCGGAGGGGGCACCAGCCATGCTGGTAGAAGTAGTGGCTTTCTCGCAGGAGGGCTGGCCGGTTGAGTACAGCCGCGCCATCGTGCGCGGTGATACCTCGCGCTATGTCTTCCGACTGCGCAACGTTCAATTTGTCGCTTCTGCGGAGCCAGGGTCTTGA